From Malaclemys terrapin pileata isolate rMalTer1 chromosome 15, rMalTer1.hap1, whole genome shotgun sequence:
GAGTTAGAAAAAAGATAACTGCACAGCCAGGCAGAATCATCTCCCGGCCCCAGCGAAAGGAATGCCTGCAATAACCCACTGCCTCTGGTTAAACGTGGCCAAATGCTCCCACATCTTCTCCCAGGAGACTTtccaccagcccctctccccttcccccccaagtcCCTAGAGCCAGCCCCACAATGCAACTGACTCCACTTTCTTTACACCAGCAAAAGGTTTGGGCCCCCAGCGCATAACTTGCTGCCATTCCTCCCCCAGATAACTCTTCACTCTTAACAGACAGCCAGGCCCCTTGCACCCCTTGAGCCACAACCTCTCAGCAGGCAGGTAGGGTTTCACTGCCCCTAACTTCAGTGTCTCTCCAAACTATGCAGCTGGGGAGGTTAACTTGTAAAAGCCACAATTAGGACCTAATGCAGCAGCTCTACTGTCTCCAAACCTCCATGCTTTGTTGCAGCTCCTTGGTAGAGCCAATGCTAGCAGCAAAAGGGGTGAAGAGACACCATTGTCCTTCACTTACGCATGGTGCCACCGTGTCTGTTAATAAAAAGTTGCtgtgatgcctcagccaggtgggTAATTGGTTTCCCTTAGGTGCAGGCCCCTGGGCCTCCTTGTTTCACTGACCTCACCTGTTCTGGTCCCTGCTCCCATGCTGGGCCTGCCCTTAATCTGTGAGGCTAATCTCACAGCTTTAAAGTCCCAAGATCAGCTGATTGGTGCAGCGGCTCACCAGGAAATCAGAGCAAGGGAAGAATCAAAGTGCAAGTTATCGTGCGTGCAAAATCGCGTGTCCAGGGTTGGTCTGGGTCGTGGTTTGAAGCCTCTCCAGAACTGGGATTGCGCTGAGCCCACGGGTCCAGAACAGAGTGGCTAGAATGACTGACTCAGTCCCTTCCATTCCTCACACCGTGGCTCCTGCAAGGAACGGAGAAGGGTCAGTACCAGTCAGTTACATGGCCCTTCTGGAGACCCTGAGCATACGGGCCATCCATAGGGAGACTGGGGAAGCAGCAGAGATGGGGGTTCCAGGTGGCATGTGGGACCATGAAGAGGTTCTTAGAACCATGGCACCACCTGCATGGAGGCTCCTCCCCCTTTGCTCTCACCTGCCCTGTCTCACTCAGTGTGCAGGGGTGGGTCAAGCACAGTTTGGTTACTTCTCTGTCACCCCTGGGATTCCCCCCATCCTGGcatccccacctccactccatgGGGCTTGGGGGCCAGATAGCAAGACAGGGACACTGATCTCAGTCTAATAAccatgtaaatccagagcaactgaAGATAATGGAGTgactctagatttacaccaggGGCTAGGAGGTGGAGCAAGTTCACTCGGTGTTCCTGGCCCCGGTTCTGCTCCCATATACAATGGTGTAAGTTGGAGCAACTACGCTGACTTCTAGGCAGTTCCAGCCAGGCAACAGAGCAGAGTCTGGCCTGTCGCATTTGTTCTGACTAACGAGTCActgaggagctggagggaggccaGAGAGGAGCAAGCAATGAAAAACCATCCCAGGTGCGGAGGGAAGAGCTTGGCTGATGAGAGCTCCTGCCATGGGAAGGGCACAAACACCTTGTAGGGAGAAGAGTTAGCGAGCCCCGGGCCTAGAGGAGTGACTGAGACCTTATTTACACTGAGGTTTCAGCCCTGGGCGTAGCTGGGCTGGTGCAGACCTGAGTCACACCAGTGCAAGGCCATTTGTAGcactccagctctgccagtggcTACACGCCCCAGTGCAGGGAAACCCTAAGGAAAGGAAAGCGGAACATTAGGAAGGGGCTCCTCTGGAACCATCtccctgcaggcaggggagggagcccCATTGCTTGAGACTAAACCCCACAGCAAACCATCCTGGTCTGACTCTTGGGCCTGCCCGGGCTAATACAACAACTCCTGCTCTGGCTTCTCTGCAGAGTCTTGATCCCAGGTGACTGCACTGGCAGGGTGATGTGGAGCCTGGGGCGATACTTAGAAGGTAGCAGCAGGACCAGCCTTACTCACACTCACCTGCCTAGAACCCAGCAGGGCctcggccctggcagcagcatcGCCGCCCTCTGCCATATCGGCCGTGACTGCAAGGTCCATCTCCCTGTAGCTCCTGAGCTCTTCCTGCTCCACCACCAGCAATGTCAGCTGCTGCCCACTCTCCTTTAtcctccccagcacctctttGTAGCTCTCCTGCTCCACGTTCCTCCCGTTGACCTCAATCACCACGTCCCCCTCCTTCAGGCCTGCTCGCTTCCCGCCGCTGCCCGTGGCCACCTGGGAGACAGCAGCCATGTCGCTCAGGTAATACTCAACCTTCACCGCCCCTCCGGCTTCTCAGCCGTGCAATCCAACGGGCAGGCCACAGAGCTGGGTCAGGGTCCCCTGCTCCTGACCATGCTCTGTGGGTGCGGCGGGGGAGTCACTGGCTCTACCTGCTTTGGAATACGGCAGGCGGGCTCCCCCAGCATTGTCCAACCACCAGCACGGGGTGTTGTCCGTTCAGAGCCTCCGACGCCCATTGTCCAGGGTGGGCTCTGGACGGCAAAGCTTTTCCAGCTAATCCTTCTAATAACCATACTAGGTGGCTCTGCCCAGCGCCAGCCGACTGAGGAGTCCACAGCGCTTTACACACGGGCGAGTTAGTGAATGCAAtgggactggaagccaggagtcctggttcccagccccctgctgtaactactcccctccccgagctaggaagagaacccaggagtcctgactcccacccccaccaaacATTGCCTCCAGCTGGGAATGAAATCAGTGGTGGGGAGGCAGCTCAGGATGCCAGACGTGGGCAGCCAGGGACACAGAGAGGCCTGTTCCCTGCTCAGTCACtgccttgggggagaggggtgctgggcagggagtCAGAGTCCTGGGAGCTACCCATGCCAGAGGACAGTGCCGTCTGGAGTCTCTAGCTCAGGCTGCGTGTGTGCGGGTCTGAGGCTGACTGGGATCATTTGGCCCACCCTTGGCACTGAGGAGAGGGGCATCGAGGGGAGTTACCTGCGTGATAAAGACCCCCGGCTTGTTGGTGACAGTCTGCAGCTGGAATCCGTACCCTTCCGGCCCCATGTCAAGGTGGCAGAGGCGGGGTGTGCCGATGGGTGCGCCATTTCCCTGAGGCATGCTGGGATGGGATCCTGGGGTGGTCGGAGTGCCCGATGAAGGGTGCCCATCTTCACAGAACAGCAGCGGGGACAGCCCAATCTGGAAAACCAAGCAGGCTGAGTCTCACTGctcctggggccctgagccagaGGAGAGCATCCCCAAGGGGGGAGGTCAGTTTTGCCAAGGCCTCTGTCTTGACATCCCACATGGCCATGGGCATatagtgacccagccccagcactgAATGGCAGAGGGTGCCCAGGGAGGAATTTCTGTGGGGCTGCTGCCCCCAAAGAGTGCAGGGTTggcatctctccctgctgccCACCAGCCCTCACACTGCACCACGTACCGAGCTGTAGAATTTGTCTCCATCTGGATCGATGACCAGCAACGTCACCTGGTTGCCGCCAGCACGGATCATGTCCACGACCTCCTGGTGGCACAGCCCCTCCACGCCCTCACCGTTCACAGCCAGGAGCCGGTCTCCATCCCTCATCCCGGCCCTGTCGGCTGGCAGCCCAGTATCCACCTCACTCAGGAACTGGCCTGCACGTGTGGGGgacagacccagagagagagggagcaagaaaaaaataaagatgagaggagagaaaaggaaaattgtGAGCGTGAGAGAGAAGTTAAAATTTCTTTACTGACAGGGTCCATACTGTGGGGCTGGCCCTCTCCAGCTAATGCATTGATCCTCATGGGCAGGAGGCGATTAGGGACAATATCCCTCTTttcagatgggtaaactgaggcagatgggtgaccttgggcaagtccctaaGGAGTCGGGGACAGAACTCAGGGCTCCCAGGCCTGCGCTCAGGCCTCTGCGATACGCACCGATAGCCCTAGCTCCCCATCCCGAGCCGCCTTACCCATCGTCCCTGAGCTGCACTTCTCTTCCTTCAGCAGGAACCCGTAGCCATCTGGACCTTTCACCATGTGCAGCTTCCTGGCCTTGAAGGGCAGCGTGGCGGCATCGGCCATGGCAGCTATGACCCTGACACCCTGCTGCCGGTAGAACTCCTCCGACTTGGCATCTATCACCAGCAGGGTCACTTTGCTGCCACTTTGCTTGAGCTGGTGCCGAAAGAAACACACGCGTGGAGAGCCACGGGGGCCTGGTTAGAATCAGCACagggccccctgccaccctcccacAGGGCATAAGCCCTGGTAAAGCCTGGAGACCAGGACAGGGCATGGACAGTCCTGGGCATCATGCCTTCACCGTGCACATCGGAACTTGTGGAGCCAGATCTCAGAGCACGGAGTGTGGGGAGAAGCGGGCATTGACCTGGTAGGGCATCTCCAGGGTGATGGGCCCTTTGTCCCCTGGGAATTATCCACTACCATCTGCTGAGTGTGGAGTCAGAAGGTGACTGGATCTTtgactttagagcaggggtcggcaacctttcagaagtggtgtgccgagtcttcatttagtcactctcattgaaggtttcgcgtgccagtaatacatgttaacgtttttagaagatctctttctataagtctatattatagaactaaactattgttgaatgtaaagtaaataatgtttaagtaaaagtaaagtaaaatgtttaagaagcttcatttaaaattaaattaaaatgcagagccccctggaccagtggccaggacccgggcagtgtgagtgccactgaaaatcagtttgcctgccgcctttggcacgcgtgccataggttgcctacccctgctttagacagacagacactgcctACCTTAGAGGAGGCATGATTGTgagggggagtggggtggagaaGAGGATGAAGGTCgtgggggagggacaggcagaTGAAGAGAGAAGGCAGGGACAGGAGAACTGAGAGGTGAAGGAAGGGCAGAGGGACAGTGACCGAGGAATGGTGAGTGGGAGCAGATAGGCAAATGCAGGGCAGAGAGGAATTCAGTGATGagtgggtgagagggagggaAATGGGATCTAGTAAGACAAAAGGCAGCAAGTGTCTGACAGACACATTCCAAGGACGTGAGGGGAGACTCGGGCCAGTCTGTGACCAGGCGGCCCCCCCGGGGAACAGCCTGGCAGTGGGACACTATGCCTGGGTGTGTACCTTCCTGGTGAGCTGTGCGTAAGTGTAGTTCCTCACACTGGCCCCGTTGAGCTCGAGCAGCCAGGAGTCAGAGGGGACACCCGCTTTATCCGCTGGGCTGTCGCTCATGACAGACAGCCGGAACGTGCCCTTCACACCTGCATGGAGAGCAGAGCAAAGGGAATGGGATAGTGCTGGGAGGTCCAGCTGGCCCTCCCATGGGGAAGCGGGCAGTGGAATACACACAGGAAGCACTGGCAGGGTTTTGACCTTTTCTTTTACCTTCTGGAGCTGAAACACTGAAGCCAAAGCCACTTTTGTCCTTCACGATGTGGCAGAGCTGTGGCCTGGTGTggcctggcagcagctctgccaggTTCCTGTCGAGGGCTTTTGCAACTTCGTAGGCATTGCCATCCAGGACTGCAACAACCACCTGGTTACCACTGGCCTTGATCTTCTGCACCACCTGCAAGAGAGCCCACACACATGGGCCCAGGGCCGGGGGGCTCCAAACACGGGTCTTGGGAGGGATGTCATGCTGGCAGAAGGTACTAAATTGACAGTCCTGGAGATGCTACAGGACACAGGACAGGGAGAAcctgggctgcagcagggcaagCTTCCCAACCCTGCCCTGCCAATGTGACTCACCCTTGCTAGGACAGAGAAGGGGGCTCTGCCTTCATGGCCTGCTCACGCTTTGGGCTAATGCTGCCAGCAAGGGGCCAGGAGGCATGATGATTTTCATGCTGTGGATGTTAAGAATTGAGCTGAGGCCCAGCAAGCTCATTTCATGGGAGCCACCCAACCGCCCTTGGGAGACAGACTTGAACCAAAGCCCAAATCCCAATACACTGGAGCTCCAGGGGAGTTCGGTTCTGGAGCCTGACATTATGGCTCAGGCCCATGCCAGGTCTCTGCCGGCTCCTACCATGGACAATCAGCAGGGTACAGTGTGGGGCAGCCAGTGCCCCATGGCAGTTCACCCACCCCGTTAACCAGGCTGAGCTGATGGCGCTAGTCACAGACCTCGACGCTCAGCCCTGCCCAAGCCTTACCCTGAAGTGCTCCATGTTGTCCACATATTCACCGTTCACCTCCAGGATCCGGTCCCCGTCCTGCAGGCCCCTGCGCTGGGCCATCCCCCCGCATGTGACCTGCCGGATGATGTGCCCCTTGTTCCGCACCTCCTCACGTAGGCAGAACCCAAAGCTCTCCCCATCGCCCTTGGTCAGCAGGTAGAACCGTGGCTTCTCTGCGCCTTCTGTATCTGAGGGGAGAACAGAGCCTGTGAGTGCCACGTGATACCCAGGCTGCCACCATGGAGGGGGACATGGGTAGGCAGTATGTGGGGAATCAGTAAACGTGTAGAGTTATTAACAAACTGGGGTACCCTCCCCTCCCATGCACACCCCCTCAGTCATTCAGGTTTGCTAGAGAGGCAGGATTCTGCCTCCTCCGGGCCAGGTGGGATTCTAGTCTCTGCTCAGTCTTGTACCAGCTGGACCATCACGTGCCTGTGTGTGTACCGGCCTGCGTCTTTGTGCACCTGTCCCAGGTACTTCTGCATATTCATATCATATGGATAGCATCAGGACACATACGTCTGCATACACATGTCCACCTGTGATTATGCACCTGCCTGGATCGCTGTGTACATGCAGACACATACGTGTCTCGTGTGTCTGCACCCGTAGGTATTCGTGCCACACTGTGGGTACATATGCACCCACATGTGCGCCTCCCTGCATGTGAATGCACATCCCGCTGCACTTGCATGTGATGGCCTCCCAGCAGGGACTTGTCCCCTCTCTGGTTTCTCCTCAGCCTTCTATACGTGGGGGGAGGGTCATTTGAGTCAGGGCTCCCTCGGTTTGGTTTTGCCAGAAGCAGAGAAGAGACTCACTGAACCTCCCACCCAACAAGAAGACAGCAGCAAAGAGACTGCATGCAAGCTGGCCTCCGTCCAGGTCTCTGCCACCCCTTACAGAGGGGTATGGGTGCAGTGCAGGCAAGGGTCTTCAAtccaagtgtgtgggggggggcagggggggctgttGGCAGGTCTCTCAAACATGAGGGCTCAGGAGAGGGGACTTCTCCTTCTACATGGAATGGAAGTGCCCAAGAAGCATCAGCTATGAACAGTTCTGGTCACTCATGGGACTGCAAGATGGCCTGCTGGTAGGTGGTCTCACTCTACAGGTCATGTCCACTCCccgccctacccccccccccaaacacaatgcccagcctggccctggagGGAGGGGACCCTGCTGATCCTAGTTTCTTCCATTTGCTTGTGAAGAGGAacaaccccaccccacagcaaGCCCAGGGCTGCCCCTTACCGGAGTCCTCAGCCAGTGACAGGGCTGGGTTATCAATCCCGTCCTTGGGGTTGAATTCAAATTTCCTGAAATGATAAGAGAAGAAAGCAAGTCAATCTACAGCAGCCAGACCCATTGGGCCCCACTCCAGCTCAGTGTGCCATGACATCACACCCCAGCCACATGGACAgcagctggcaggcaggagggggatgcATCTGCTGGCTTCTTCCTTGGGAGAATCTTGTCCACAGGCTGCAGTGTTCATATAgaaatggaggggagggagagggacccGAATGGGACCCTGGAGGGCAAGGCAGTGGGAGGCTTCAGGGTGTGAGATGACCAtctcaggggtcaggaaggaatctccTCACACCCCTGCCATGCAGCATGGCACAATCAGCCAGGTGCTGTACTGCCTTCCCTTGTAGCATCCAATATTGGCTACAGCCAGAGGCAGCAGACCAGGAGTCCAGTCCTGCACGAAAAGCACTCTCTTCCTATTGCAATGGGTGACTGGTGTATCTGTACACCACCTCGCTctgaatcagaactgctcagctgtgtgtcatggCTCCCATACTGCTAACAGCTAAGGGAGATTCTCCTTTGGCCTCAGCTTTTGGAGCAGGGGGGGGTCCCCATTGTGCCCAAGAAGTTCCCAGGAGCCCCTGGGAACTGTGAAGTCCCACATGCCCGTGGAATTGTCACACTCCCACACACAGGCACAGGAAGCAGTTGGCATGAGACCAGAAAGCCACCCTTAGGAGACCAACAATACCCAAGTATACAGGAGTAGCACAGCACTTACAAGGTTAACTCCTTGGTATCCTCAAGTCCTGCAGAAGAAAAGGCTCTGAGGTCAGACAGTCTCTCTAGTAGCCATGACATTGCTCACCTCCCCTGGGCTGCATTCACAtgcccaccccctgcctggggctcgcAGACCCTGCTCCAGCACACACCCCAAGGCACTGCCATGCGCTCACCAAGGAAGGGCCCCACAGGGACACCGAC
This genomic window contains:
- the NHERF4 gene encoding Na(+)/H(+) exchange regulatory cofactor NHE-RF4 isoform X1 — protein: MSWLLERLSDLRAFSSAGLEDTKELTLKFEFNPKDGIDNPALSLAEDSDTEGAEKPRFYLLTKGDGESFGFCLREEVRNKGHIIRQVTCGGMAQRRGLQDGDRILEVNGEYVDNMEHFRVVQKIKASGNQVVVAVLDGNAYEVAKALDRNLAELLPGHTRPQLCHIVKDKSGFGFSVSAPEGVKGTFRLSVMSDSPADKAGVPSDSWLLELNGASVRNYTYAQLTRKLKQSGSKVTLLVIDAKSEEFYRQQGVRVIAAMADAATLPFKARKLHMVKGPDGYGFLLKEEKCSSGTMGQFLSEVDTGLPADRAGMRDGDRLLAVNGEGVEGLCHQEVVDMIRAGGNQVTLLVIDPDGDKFYSSIGLSPLLFCEDGHPSSGTPTTPGSHPSMPQGNGAPIGTPRLCHLDMGPEGYGFQLQTVTNKPGVFITQVATGSGGKRAGLKEGDVVIEVNGRNVEQESYKEVLGRIKESGQQLTLLVVEQEELRSYREMDLAVTADMAEGGDAAARAEALLGSRQEPRCEEWKGLSQSF
- the NHERF4 gene encoding Na(+)/H(+) exchange regulatory cofactor NHE-RF4 isoform X2, translating into MKQKEGLEDTKELTLKFEFNPKDGIDNPALSLAEDSDTEGAEKPRFYLLTKGDGESFGFCLREEVRNKGHIIRQVTCGGMAQRRGLQDGDRILEVNGEYVDNMEHFRVVQKIKASGNQVVVAVLDGNAYEVAKALDRNLAELLPGHTRPQLCHIVKDKSGFGFSVSAPEGVKGTFRLSVMSDSPADKAGVPSDSWLLELNGASVRNYTYAQLTRKLKQSGSKVTLLVIDAKSEEFYRQQGVRVIAAMADAATLPFKARKLHMVKGPDGYGFLLKEEKCSSGTMGQFLSEVDTGLPADRAGMRDGDRLLAVNGEGVEGLCHQEVVDMIRAGGNQVTLLVIDPDGDKFYSSIGLSPLLFCEDGHPSSGTPTTPGSHPSMPQGNGAPIGTPRLCHLDMGPEGYGFQLQTVTNKPGVFITQVATGSGGKRAGLKEGDVVIEVNGRNVEQESYKEVLGRIKESGQQLTLLVVEQEELRSYREMDLAVTADMAEGGDAAARAEALLGSRQEPRCEEWKGLSQSF